The bacterium genome window below encodes:
- a CDS encoding CTP synthase: MDCKFIFVTGGVVSSLGKGLAAASIGCLLEGRGLKVTLLKFDPYINVDPGTMSPFQHGEVYVTDDGAETDLDLGHYERFTRTNMRKANNVTAGRIYYSVITKERRGDYLGGTVQVVPHITNEIKDSILRVVDGADVVICEIGGTVGDIESLPFLEAIRQFRKDRGPENVIFIHVTLVPHIAAADELKTKPTQHSVKELREIGIQPDILLCRTDRFLPDNIKSKISLFCNVDKRAVITAKDVDLIYEVPLVFRKEGLDDIILELLHVRDPQDIDLSDWKEIVERLQNPEQEVNIGIVGKYINLQDSYKSLGEALVHGGIKNRAAVHLHWISTQEVEETGPQKCLADFDGILIPGGFGDRGIEGKIESIAYARKANIPFLGICLGMQCAVIEFARNVLGLPEANSAEFDPDTPHPVIGLLEEQKHIAGLGGTMRLGGYPCRLKAGSRVFQAYGQEDVVERHRHRFEFNNTYRSAFEERGLTMSGLSPDQSLVEVIEIPDHRWFVACQFHPEFKSRPRAPHPLFTAFIEAAGRFRKEREQGC; this comes from the coding sequence ATGGACTGTAAGTTTATATTTGTCACTGGCGGAGTCGTCTCGTCGTTAGGCAAGGGACTGGCGGCAGCCTCGATCGGCTGCCTGCTGGAAGGGCGGGGGTTGAAGGTCACTTTACTCAAATTTGATCCGTACATCAATGTGGATCCGGGAACCATGAGCCCTTTTCAGCATGGGGAAGTTTACGTCACCGATGATGGGGCGGAAACAGATCTCGATCTGGGGCATTACGAGCGGTTTACCAGGACAAATATGAGGAAGGCGAATAACGTCACTGCGGGCAGGATTTATTACTCGGTGATTACCAAGGAACGAAGGGGGGACTATCTGGGAGGAACTGTGCAGGTGGTTCCGCACATCACCAACGAAATCAAGGATTCGATCCTGCGGGTGGTCGATGGTGCGGATGTGGTCATTTGCGAGATCGGAGGTACGGTGGGAGATATCGAAAGCCTCCCGTTCCTGGAAGCGATCCGGCAGTTCAGAAAGGATCGGGGGCCGGAAAATGTTATCTTCATTCATGTGACCCTGGTTCCCCATATCGCGGCTGCCGATGAATTAAAGACCAAGCCCACCCAGCACAGTGTCAAGGAACTGCGGGAGATCGGAATCCAGCCTGATATCCTGCTCTGCCGCACCGACCGGTTCCTGCCGGATAATATTAAATCCAAGATCTCCCTCTTTTGCAATGTGGACAAGCGGGCCGTTATCACGGCCAAGGATGTGGATCTGATCTATGAGGTTCCTCTGGTTTTCCGCAAGGAGGGGCTGGACGATATAATCCTTGAGTTACTGCATGTACGGGACCCCCAGGATATCGACCTTTCGGATTGGAAAGAGATTGTCGAGCGGCTGCAGAATCCTGAGCAGGAGGTCAATATCGGCATTGTCGGCAAGTATATTAACCTCCAGGATTCCTACAAGAGCCTCGGAGAGGCTCTGGTGCATGGAGGGATCAAGAACCGGGCCGCGGTTCATCTGCACTGGATAAGCACCCAGGAGGTCGAAGAGACCGGACCGCAAAAGTGTCTGGCTGATTTTGACGGCATCCTGATCCCCGGCGGATTCGGCGACCGGGGGATAGAGGGCAAAATCGAATCGATCGCTTATGCACGGAAAGCCAATATCCCATTTTTGGGAATCTGCCTGGGCATGCAGTGCGCAGTTATCGAATTTGCCCGGAACGTCCTTGGTCTTCCTGAAGCCAACAGTGCTGAATTTGATCCGGATACCCCGCATCCGGTGATCGGCCTGTTGGAGGAGCAAAAGCACATTGCGGGGCTTGGAGGGACCATGCGGCTGGGGGGATATCCCTGCCGGTTGAAGGCAGGGTCCCGGGTTTTTCAGGCCTATGGTCAGGAAGATGTCGTCGAGAGGCACCGCCACCGGTTTGAATTCAATAATACCTATCGCTCGGCTTTTGAGGAGCGGGGGCTGACCATGAGCGGGCTTTCCCCTGACCAGAGCCTGGTTGAGGTCATCGAAATACCGGATCACCGCTGGTTTGTGGCCTGTCAGTTTCATCCGGAGTTTAAATCCCGGCCACGGGCACCTCATCCTTTATTTACGGCCTTTATCGAGGCTGCCGGCCGGTTCAGGAAAGAGCGGGAACAGGGATGCTGA